One Candidatus Schekmanbacteria bacterium DNA segment encodes these proteins:
- the lspA gene encoding signal peptidase II, whose amino-acid sequence MKFSARFLELIIVTAVLLIDQITKLIIQQTMLPSQSIEVIKGFFNITFVLNKGAAFGIFSTLSASIRKPFFAIISIIALALIIYLIATSDEKNKFQRASFGMILAGALGNFIDRIFLGEVRDFLDFYWNSYHWPAFNIADTAICIGTGILIVNIFFAKGPIENETNNENTAS is encoded by the coding sequence ATGAAGTTTTCCGCACGCTTCTTAGAATTGATTATTGTTACAGCTGTATTGCTCATTGACCAAATTACGAAATTGATAATTCAGCAAACTATGCTTCCTTCTCAAAGCATCGAAGTAATAAAAGGTTTTTTCAATATAACATTTGTCTTGAATAAAGGTGCTGCTTTTGGAATTTTCTCCACACTCTCAGCATCGATTAGAAAACCTTTTTTTGCAATCATCAGCATAATTGCTTTAGCACTCATTATATATTTAATTGCAACTTCTGATGAAAAAAATAAATTTCAGAGAGCTTCATTTGGAATGATTTTAGCAGGTGCATTAGGCAATTTCATTGATAGAATATTTTTGGGTGAAGTAAGGGATTTTCTTGATTTTTACTGGAACTCTTATCATTGGCCTGCATTCAATATTGCAGACACGGCAATTTGCATTGGCACAGGGATATTAATAGTGAATATATTTTTCGCAAAAGGCCCTATTGAAAATGAAACTAATAATGAAAATACCGCATCTTAG